The following are encoded in a window of Brevibacillus ruminantium genomic DNA:
- a CDS encoding divergent PAP2 family protein, with translation MAAIFDNFPLWAALIAIGIAQFVKIPLTYFATRSWQWSLMFSTGGMPSSHSSAVTALSTAVGIREGFTSSMFAISAIIGVIVMFDAAGVRRHAGMQAVVLNKLVDEFNHLLEGMKTFRVRPNEAKAKKLKELLGHQPIEVLIGGWLGIMIALAVYRLFYI, from the coding sequence ATGGCAGCGATATTTGACAACTTTCCCTTATGGGCGGCTTTGATTGCCATAGGAATTGCCCAGTTTGTCAAGATCCCCCTTACTTACTTTGCCACCCGTTCGTGGCAGTGGTCGCTGATGTTCAGCACCGGCGGCATGCCCAGCTCTCACTCCTCTGCGGTAACAGCCCTTTCCACCGCGGTGGGAATACGCGAAGGCTTTACCAGCAGCATGTTTGCCATCTCTGCAATCATTGGAGTCATCGTCATGTTTGATGCTGCGGGCGTTCGCCGTCATGCCGGGATGCAAGCGGTGGTCCTGAACAAACTGGTGGACGAATTCAACCACCTGCTGGAAGGCATGAAGACCTTCAGGGTGCGCCCCAACGAGGCAAAAGCCAAAAAACTGAAAGAACTGCTCGGCCATCAGCCCATCGAGGTATTGATCGGCGGTTGGCTGGGCATCATGATCGCTTTGGCTGTGTACCGACTCTTCTATATATA
- a CDS encoding DUF309 domain-containing protein yields MSYPEQYHQFIELFNKKEYYECHDLLEEIWMEDKSNKFLQGLLQMAVGLYHFSGGNIKGARWMFTNSRKYLTPYSPRYWDLDVDEVLSYLEDCLNALPLEDAIPYTEAKMMPFPSLHLKVDQP; encoded by the coding sequence ATGAGTTACCCCGAACAGTATCACCAGTTTATTGAGCTGTTCAACAAAAAGGAATACTATGAGTGTCACGATCTGCTGGAGGAAATCTGGATGGAGGACAAATCCAACAAGTTTCTCCAGGGACTCCTGCAGATGGCGGTCGGTCTGTACCATTTTTCAGGCGGCAATATCAAAGGCGCGCGCTGGATGTTTACCAACAGCAGGAAATACCTCACTCCCTATTCCCCGAGGTACTGGGATTTGGATGTGGATGAAGTGCTCTCCTATCTGGAGGACTGCCTGAACGCGCTCCCACTCGAGGATGCCATCCCGTACACAGAAGCCAAAATGATGCCGTTTCCATCCTTGCATCTGAAAGTAGACCAACCGTAA